A region from the Citrobacter telavivensis genome encodes:
- the infB gene encoding translation initiation factor IF-2: MTDVTVKALAVEIQTSVDRLVQQFADAGIPKSADDSVSAQEKQTLLAHLNRENGSGPDKLTLQRKTRSTLNIPGTGGKSKSVQIEVRKKRTFVKRDPQEAERLAAEEQAQREAEEQARREAEEMAKREAQQKADREAAEQAKRDAADKAKREAAEKDKVSNQQTDDMTKTAQAEKARRENEAAELKRKAEEEARRKLEEEARRVAEEARRMAEENAGVWAEQEKVEEDKSDYHVTTSQHARQAEDENDREVEGGRGRGRSTKAARPAKKGNKHAESKADREEARAAVRGGKGGKQRKGSALQQGFQKPAQAVNRDVVIGETITVGDLANKMAVKGSQVIKAMMKLGAMATINQVIDQETAQLVAEEMGHKVILRRENELEEAVMSDRDTGAAAEPRAPVVTIMGHVDHGKTSLLDYIRSTKVASGEAGGITQHIGAYHVETDNGMITFLDTPGHAAFTSMRARGAQATDIVVLVVAADDGVMPQTIEAIQHAKAAGVPVVVAVNKIDKPEADPDRVKNELSQYGILPEEWGGESQFVHVSAKAGTGIDELLDAILLQAEVLELKAVRKGMASGAVIESFLDKGRGPVATVLVREGTLHKGDIVLCGFEYGRVRAMRNELGQEVLEAGPSIPVEILGLSGVPAAGDEVTVVRDEKKAREVALYRQGKFREVKLARQQKSKLENMFANMTEGEVHEVNIVLKADVQGSVEAISDSLLKLSTDEVKVKIIGSGVGGITETDATLAAASNAILVGFNVRADASARKVIESESLDLRYYSVIYNLIDEVKAAMSGMLSPELKQQIIGLAEVRDVFKSPKFGAIAGCMVTEGTIKRHNPIRVLRDNVVIYEGELESLRRFKDDVNEVRNGMECGIGVKNYNDVRVGDMIEVFEIIEIQRTIA; the protein is encoded by the coding sequence ATGACAGATGTAACCGTAAAAGCGCTGGCCGTAGAGATACAGACCTCCGTGGATCGCCTGGTACAGCAATTTGCTGATGCCGGTATCCCGAAGTCTGCTGATGACTCTGTGTCCGCACAAGAAAAACAGACTTTACTGGCGCACCTGAACCGTGAAAATGGTTCTGGCCCGGATAAGCTTACGCTGCAGCGTAAAACGCGTAGCACCCTGAATATTCCTGGTACCGGTGGAAAAAGCAAATCGGTACAAATCGAAGTCCGCAAGAAGCGCACCTTTGTGAAACGTGATCCGCAAGAGGCCGAACGCCTTGCTGCGGAAGAGCAAGCGCAGCGTGAAGCGGAAGAGCAAGCCCGTCGTGAGGCAGAAGAAATGGCCAAACGCGAGGCGCAACAAAAAGCTGACCGTGAGGCCGCAGAACAAGCTAAGCGTGACGCCGCTGATAAAGCGAAACGTGAAGCTGCGGAAAAAGACAAAGTGAGCAATCAACAGACTGACGATATGACCAAAACCGCCCAGGCCGAGAAAGCCCGCCGTGAGAATGAAGCTGCAGAGCTGAAGCGTAAAGCGGAAGAAGAAGCACGTCGCAAGCTTGAAGAAGAAGCGCGCCGCGTTGCGGAAGAAGCTCGCCGTATGGCGGAAGAGAACGCGGGCGTATGGGCCGAGCAGGAAAAAGTGGAAGAAGATAAGAGCGATTATCATGTCACCACTTCTCAGCACGCTCGCCAGGCCGAAGACGAAAACGATCGTGAAGTAGAAGGCGGTCGTGGCCGTGGTCGCAGCACGAAAGCAGCGCGTCCGGCGAAGAAAGGCAACAAACACGCTGAATCTAAAGCTGACCGTGAAGAAGCGCGTGCCGCGGTTCGCGGTGGTAAAGGCGGCAAACAGCGTAAAGGTTCCGCACTGCAGCAGGGCTTCCAGAAGCCAGCGCAGGCGGTTAACCGTGACGTTGTGATTGGCGAAACCATCACCGTTGGCGATCTGGCGAACAAGATGGCAGTTAAAGGCTCTCAGGTCATCAAAGCGATGATGAAGCTGGGCGCAATGGCGACCATCAACCAGGTGATCGACCAGGAAACCGCACAGCTGGTTGCCGAAGAGATGGGCCACAAAGTCATCCTGCGTCGTGAGAACGAGCTGGAAGAAGCGGTAATGAGCGACCGTGACACAGGTGCTGCGGCTGAACCGCGTGCGCCGGTTGTGACTATCATGGGTCACGTTGACCACGGTAAAACCTCTCTGCTGGACTACATTCGTTCAACGAAAGTGGCCTCTGGCGAAGCGGGCGGCATTACTCAGCACATCGGTGCTTACCACGTTGAAACCGACAACGGTATGATCACCTTCCTGGATACCCCGGGTCACGCCGCGTTTACCTCCATGCGTGCACGTGGTGCGCAGGCAACGGATATCGTGGTTCTGGTTGTGGCCGCTGACGATGGCGTGATGCCGCAGACCATCGAAGCTATCCAGCACGCGAAAGCGGCGGGTGTGCCGGTTGTGGTTGCAGTGAACAAAATCGATAAGCCGGAAGCCGATCCGGATCGCGTTAAAAACGAACTGTCCCAGTACGGCATCCTGCCGGAAGAGTGGGGCGGTGAGAGCCAGTTTGTGCACGTGTCTGCAAAAGCAGGTACCGGTATCGACGAGCTGCTGGATGCAATCCTGCTGCAGGCCGAAGTTCTGGAACTGAAAGCAGTACGTAAAGGGATGGCAAGCGGTGCGGTCATTGAATCCTTCCTGGATAAAGGTCGTGGTCCGGTTGCTACTGTACTGGTGCGTGAAGGTACGCTGCATAAAGGCGACATCGTACTGTGTGGCTTCGAATACGGTCGCGTTCGCGCGATGCGTAACGAACTGGGTCAGGAAGTGCTGGAAGCGGGTCCGTCCATTCCGGTGGAAATCCTGGGGCTGTCCGGTGTTCCGGCTGCCGGTGACGAAGTGACTGTCGTACGTGACGAGAAGAAAGCACGTGAAGTTGCGCTGTATCGCCAGGGCAAATTCCGTGAAGTGAAACTGGCTCGCCAGCAGAAATCTAAGCTCGAGAACATGTTCGCCAACATGACCGAAGGCGAAGTTCACGAAGTGAACATCGTGCTGAAGGCCGACGTTCAGGGTTCTGTGGAAGCGATCTCCGACTCCTTACTGAAACTGTCTACCGACGAAGTGAAAGTGAAGATCATCGGTTCTGGTGTCGGTGGTATCACCGAAACCGACGCGACCCTGGCCGCTGCGTCCAACGCGATTCTGGTGGGCTTCAACGTTCGTGCGGATGCCTCTGCACGTAAAGTGATTGAATCTGAAAGCCTGGATCTGCGCTACTACTCCGTCATCTATAACCTGATCGATGAAGTGAAAGCGGCGATGAGCGGTATGCTGTCTCCGGAACTGAAACAGCAGATCATCGGTCTGGCTGAAGTTCGTGATGTGTTTAAATCTCCGAAATTTGGTGCCATCGCAGGGTGTATGGTTACCGAAGGGACGATTAAGCGTCACAACCCAATCCGCGTACTGCGTGACAACGTGGTTATCTACGAAGGCGAGCTGGAATCCCTGCGCCGCTTCAAAGATGACGTTAACGAAGTCCGTAACGGTATGGAATGTGGTATCGGCGTGAAGAACTACAACGACGTTCGCGTTGGCGATATGATCGAAGTGTTCGAGATCATCGAGATTCAGCGTACCATCGCGTAA
- the nusA gene encoding transcription termination/antitermination protein NusA: MNKEILAVVEAVSNEKALPREKIFEALESALATATKKKYEQEIDVRVEIDRKSGDFDTFRRWVIVEEVTQPTKEITLEAARYEDESLNLGDYVEDQIESVTFDRITTQTAKQVIVQKVREAERAMVVDQFREHEGEIITGVVKKVNRDNISLDLGSNAEAVILREDMLPRENFRPGDRIRGVLYSVRPEARGAQLFVTRSKPEMLIELFRIEVPEIGEEVIEIKAAARDPGSRAKIAVKTNDKRIDPVGACVGMRGARVQAVSTELGGERIDIVLWDDNPAQFVINAMAPADVASIVVDEDKHTMDIAVEAGNLAQAIGRNGQNVRLASQLSGWELNVMTVDDLQAKHQAEAHAAIDTFTKYLDIDEEFATVLVEEGFATLEELAYVPMKELLEIDGLDEPTVEALRERAKNALTTLALAQEESLGDNKPADDLLNLEGLDRDMAFKLAARGVCTLEDLAEQGIDDLADIEGLTDEKAGELIMAARNICWFGDEA; this comes from the coding sequence ATGAACAAAGAAATTTTGGCTGTTGTTGAAGCCGTATCCAATGAAAAGGCGCTGCCACGCGAGAAAATTTTTGAAGCGTTGGAAAGTGCGCTGGCTACAGCGACAAAGAAAAAATATGAACAAGAGATTGACGTTCGCGTAGAAATCGATCGTAAAAGCGGTGATTTTGACACTTTCCGTCGCTGGGTGATCGTGGAAGAAGTGACCCAGCCGACGAAAGAAATCACGCTGGAAGCCGCGCGTTATGAAGACGAAAGCCTGAACCTGGGCGATTACGTTGAAGATCAGATTGAATCTGTGACTTTTGACCGTATCACGACCCAGACGGCAAAACAGGTTATCGTGCAGAAGGTTCGTGAAGCTGAACGCGCGATGGTTGTCGATCAGTTCCGTGAACACGAAGGTGAAATCATCACCGGCGTGGTGAAGAAAGTGAACCGCGACAACATCTCTTTGGATCTGGGCAGCAATGCTGAAGCCGTGATCCTGCGTGAAGATATGCTGCCGCGTGAAAACTTCCGCCCAGGCGACCGTATTCGTGGTGTTCTCTACTCTGTTCGCCCGGAAGCACGCGGTGCACAACTGTTCGTCACCCGCTCCAAGCCGGAAATGCTGATCGAACTGTTCCGCATTGAAGTGCCGGAAATTGGCGAAGAAGTGATCGAAATTAAAGCTGCTGCTCGTGATCCTGGTTCTCGCGCGAAAATCGCAGTGAAAACCAACGACAAGCGAATCGACCCGGTCGGTGCGTGTGTCGGTATGCGCGGCGCGCGCGTTCAGGCGGTCTCGACCGAACTGGGCGGTGAGCGCATCGATATCGTCCTGTGGGATGATAACCCGGCGCAGTTCGTCATTAACGCTATGGCGCCTGCTGACGTTGCGTCTATCGTGGTGGATGAAGATAAACACACCATGGATATCGCCGTTGAAGCCGGTAACCTGGCGCAAGCAATTGGACGTAATGGTCAGAACGTCCGCCTGGCTTCGCAATTAAGCGGCTGGGAACTCAACGTGATGACCGTTGATGACCTCCAGGCTAAACATCAGGCTGAAGCACATGCCGCGATCGATACCTTCACCAAATATCTCGATATTGATGAAGAGTTCGCCACAGTTCTGGTTGAAGAAGGGTTCGCAACTCTGGAAGAATTGGCCTACGTGCCAATGAAAGAACTGCTGGAAATTGACGGCCTTGATGAGCCGACCGTTGAAGCACTGCGCGAGCGTGCTAAAAACGCACTGACCACTCTGGCACTGGCCCAGGAAGAAAGTCTCGGTGATAACAAGCCGGCTGACGATCTGCTGAATCTGGAAGGATTAGATCGCGATATGGCCTTCAAACTGGCTGCCCGTGGTGTTTGTACGCTGGAAGATCTCGCCGAACAGGGCATTGATGATCTGGCTGATATCGAAGGGTTGACCGACGAAAAAGCCGGTGAGCTGATTATGGCTGCCCGTAATATTTGCTGGTTCGGCGACGAAGCGTAA
- the rimP gene encoding ribosome maturation factor RimP translates to MSTLEQKLTEMITAPVEALGYELVGIEFIRGRTSTLRIYIDSEDGINVDDCADVSHQVSAVLDVEDPITVAYNLEVSSPGLDRPMFTAEHYVRFLGEEVSLVLRMAVQNRRKWQGVIKAVDGEMITVTVEGKDEVFALSNIQKANLVPHF, encoded by the coding sequence TTGTCCACATTAGAGCAAAAATTAACAGAGATGATTACAGCACCAGTTGAAGCCTTAGGTTATGAGCTGGTCGGCATCGAATTTATTCGCGGTCGCACATCCACACTGCGCATCTATATTGATAGTGAAGATGGCATCAATGTTGATGATTGTGCTGATGTGAGCCATCAGGTGAGCGCAGTACTGGACGTCGAAGATCCTATTACTGTGGCTTACAACCTGGAAGTCTCCTCACCGGGTCTCGACCGCCCAATGTTCACTGCTGAACACTATGTGCGTTTCCTGGGTGAAGAAGTTTCGCTGGTACTCCGCATGGCGGTACAGAACCGCCGTAAATGGCAGGGCGTTATCAAAGCGGTAGATGGTGAAATGATCACTGTCACAGTCGAAGGAAAAGATGAAGTGTTCGCGCTGAGTAATATCCAGAAGGCGAACCTGGTTCCCCACTTTTAA
- the argG gene encoding argininosuccinate synthase, giving the protein MTTILKHLPVGQRIGIAFSGGLDTSAALLWMRQKGAVPYAYTANLGQPDEEDYDEIPRRAMEYGAENARLIDCRKQLVAEGIAAIQCGAFHNTTGGLTYFNTTPLGRAVTGTMLVAAMKEDGVNIWGDGSTYKGNDIERFYRYGLLTNAELQIYKPWLDTDFIDELGGRHEMSEFMIACGFDYKMSVEKAYSTDSNMLGATHEAKDLEFLNSSVKIVNPIMGVKFWDENVKIAAEEVTVRFEQGHPVALNGKTFSDDVEMMLEANRIGGRHGLGMSDQIENRIIEAKSRGIYEAPGMALLHIAYERLLTGIHNEDTIEQYHAHGRQLGRLLYQGRWFDSQALMLRDGLQRWVASQITGEVTLELRRGNDYSILNTVSDNLTYKPERLTMEKGDSVFSPDDRIGQLTMRNLDITDTREKLFGYAQSGLLSASSATGLPQVENLENKAK; this is encoded by the coding sequence ATGACGACGATTCTCAAGCATCTCCCGGTAGGTCAACGTATTGGTATCGCTTTTTCCGGCGGCCTGGACACCAGCGCGGCACTGCTGTGGATGCGACAAAAAGGGGCTGTCCCATATGCATATACTGCGAACCTGGGTCAACCAGACGAGGAGGACTATGATGAGATCCCTCGTCGTGCAATGGAATACGGTGCAGAGAACGCTCGCCTGATCGACTGCCGTAAACAGCTGGTTGCTGAAGGTATCGCCGCGATTCAGTGTGGTGCATTCCATAACACCACCGGCGGGCTCACCTATTTCAATACTACGCCGCTGGGTCGTGCAGTCACCGGCACCATGCTGGTTGCAGCGATGAAAGAAGATGGCGTCAATATCTGGGGCGATGGCAGCACCTATAAAGGAAACGACATCGAGCGTTTCTATCGCTATGGCCTGCTGACCAACGCCGAATTGCAGATTTATAAACCATGGCTGGATACCGACTTTATCGATGAGCTGGGCGGTCGCCATGAGATGTCCGAGTTTATGATTGCCTGTGGATTCGACTACAAAATGTCCGTCGAAAAAGCCTACTCCACGGACTCCAACATGCTCGGCGCGACGCACGAAGCCAAAGACCTCGAATTCCTGAACTCCAGCGTCAAGATAGTCAACCCGATCATGGGCGTGAAGTTCTGGGATGAGAACGTGAAGATCGCGGCGGAAGAAGTCACCGTGCGTTTCGAACAGGGCCACCCGGTCGCGCTGAACGGTAAAACCTTCAGTGACGATGTAGAAATGATGCTGGAAGCGAACCGTATCGGCGGACGTCACGGTCTGGGGATGAGTGACCAGATTGAAAACCGTATAATCGAAGCCAAAAGTCGTGGTATTTACGAAGCCCCGGGAATGGCGCTGCTGCATATCGCCTACGAGCGTCTGCTGACGGGTATTCACAACGAAGATACCATCGAGCAGTATCACGCCCACGGTCGTCAACTGGGCCGCCTGCTGTATCAGGGCCGTTGGTTCGACTCTCAGGCACTGATGCTGCGTGATGGTCTGCAGCGTTGGGTCGCCAGCCAGATTACCGGTGAAGTGACTCTGGAACTGCGTCGCGGCAACGACTACTCGATCCTGAATACCGTGTCCGACAACCTGACCTACAAGCCAGAACGTCTGACCATGGAAAAAGGTGACTCCGTGTTCTCACCAGACGATCGTATTGGGCAACTGACCATGCGTAACCTGGACATCACCGATACCCGCGAGAAGCTGTTTGGCTATGCACAGTCCGGCCTGCTTTCAGCCTCTTCAGCAACAGGTTTGCCCCAGGTCGAAAACCTGGAAAACAAAGCGAAGTAA
- a CDS encoding porin, whose amino-acid sequence MKRNIVLSLFLFTTAFSSTAVMLDFRHEYLDDNKVHRDRIQVSHRFANGVGFFVEGKFKSGGDSTDKPFSDIVDNGSEYSLNYTYKLTPVIDLQPGVEFETTSSKTIYKPYLRGWYNFDSGFYLSARYRYEYARDTSAGKDDEHINRGDIWLGYRWNTLTFETNYVYKHSDAIKYDNKKEDYEYNGRIAWKASAQWTPYVEVGNVAVSPIRDDRESRYRLGLQYTF is encoded by the coding sequence ATGAAAAGGAATATTGTATTAAGCCTCTTTTTATTCACGACAGCATTTTCTTCGACTGCGGTCATGCTTGATTTCAGGCATGAGTATCTCGACGATAATAAAGTTCACCGTGACAGGATTCAGGTTTCGCATCGGTTTGCGAATGGTGTGGGATTCTTTGTTGAAGGGAAATTTAAATCGGGTGGAGATTCAACGGATAAACCGTTTTCAGATATTGTCGACAACGGTAGCGAATACTCGCTTAATTACACGTACAAACTGACTCCGGTAATCGATTTACAACCCGGAGTAGAGTTCGAAACCACGTCGTCTAAAACAATCTATAAACCGTACTTACGCGGTTGGTATAACTTTGATTCGGGGTTCTATCTTTCCGCACGGTATCGTTATGAGTATGCGCGGGATACCAGCGCGGGCAAAGATGACGAACATATTAACCGAGGCGATATCTGGCTGGGATATCGGTGGAACACGCTCACCTTTGAAACCAATTACGTCTATAAGCACAGCGACGCAATCAAGTATGATAATAAGAAAGAGGATTATGAATATAATGGCCGAATTGCATGGAAAGCCTCTGCGCAATGGACGCCCTATGTCGAGGTGGGAAATGTTGCGGTATCCCCGATACGAGACGATCGCGAAAGTCGATATCGTTTAGGGCTGCAATATACATTCTGA